In the Aeromicrobium fastidiosum genome, GACCAGGCCCAGCGTGCTGGTGAGGACGCCCGGGATGTCGTAACGGGCCTTGCCCTCGGCGCGGCTCTCGCGCACCAGGACGAAGGCGGCCACCGCGGTCCCGATCGCGATCGGCGTGTTGACGAGCAGGGTCCAGCGCCACGACGCGTACTCGGTCAGCACACCACCGAGGATGAGTCCCAGCGCGGCACCGCCGCCGGAGATGCCGCCGTAGACGCCGAACGCCTTGGCCCGCTCCTTCGGCTCGGTGAACGTGACCGTGATGAGCGACAGCGCCGCGGGAGCCATGAGCGCCGCGAAGGCACCCTGCAGGGCGCGCGCCCCGAACAGCTCGATCTGGTTCTGGGCGAGGCCGCCGATCGCGGATGCCACGCCGAAGCCGACCAGTCCGATGATGAACGCCCGTTTGCGGCCGATGAAGTCGGCGATGCGGCCGCCGAGCAGCAGCAACCCGCCGAACGCGAGGGCATAGGCCGTGACGACCCACTGCCGATTGGCGTCGGAGATGCCGAGCGCCTCCTGCGCCGACGGGAGGGCGATGGTGACGATGCTCGCGTCGAGCACCACGATCAGCTGGGCGACGGCGATGACGACGAGCGCCAGCCACCGGCGAGGATCGACGTCCACAGACGTCGTCGAGGTGGGAGAAGTCATGGCTACAACATATGAGATGAGATCGTCCGAATCCAGATGATCTGAATATGACTAATCCGACGTTGACCATTCTCGCTGCGGGACGTATCGTGCCGGGCATGGGACCACGCGTCGTCAATGAGCCGTCGATCCTGACGCCGTCGGCGTCCCTCAGCTTCCCCGACGACCTCACGATCCTGCTGCACGCGGCGGTCGACCAGCTCACGACCTACCTCGACCGCGCTGCGGTCGACATGGGACTCAACGACGCGCGCGACTGGCTCGTGCTCGCAGCCCTCGACGACGGTCAGCACCGCACGCAGCTCGAGCTGAGCCGGGTGGTCTCCGTCGACAAGACGACGCTCATCACGGTGCTCGACCGCCTCGAGAAGCAGCAGCTCATCGTGCGCACGGTCGACCCGTCCGATCGCCGCGTCCGCATCCCGCAGATCACCGACACAGGGCGTGGCGTCTACGCGACATTCGCCACGGCTCGCGACGCCGCCGAGGCCCGCGCCCTCGACGGCGTGAGCGCCGCAGACCGGGCGGTTCTGCTCGACATCCTCGGCCGCATCGCACGCGGCCCGGACGCCGAAGCCGCTACTTCGTCGTGACGACCTGCACGTGACACGCGCCTGACGGATCGGCCACCGGCACCTTGGTCAGCTCGAACGTGACCGAGTCGCCGGCACCGATCTTCGGCAGCTGCTTGGTCATGGCGGGCTGCGCGGCGGCACCGGGCACCCCGACGTTGACGGTGACCTGGAACGTCACGATCGCCTTGGACCGGTTCTTGAGTGCGCCGGTGGCCGTGTAGGTGCCGGTGCCATCGGGCTCGCACCGAAATCTTGACAGCGCCTCCGGGGCCGGTGTCCCCGTGGGCGGCGGGTTGGTCGGGGCACCGGCTGAGGGGGGTGCCGTCGTGGCGGCCTTCTCGGGCTCGCCGGACCCGCCGCTGCAGGCACTCAGGACGACGAGGAGTGCCACTGCCGCGAAACGCATGAGGTCATCCCATCACGCGTCGCCTC is a window encoding:
- a CDS encoding MarR family winged helix-turn-helix transcriptional regulator; protein product: MGPRVVNEPSILTPSASLSFPDDLTILLHAAVDQLTTYLDRAAVDMGLNDARDWLVLAALDDGQHRTQLELSRVVSVDKTTLITVLDRLEKQQLIVRTVDPSDRRVRIPQITDTGRGVYATFATARDAAEARALDGVSAADRAVLLDILGRIARGPDAEAATSS